In a genomic window of Drosophila takahashii strain IR98-3 E-12201 chromosome 3L, DtakHiC1v2, whole genome shotgun sequence:
- the Cip4 gene encoding formin-binding protein 1-like isoform X3 — MLALLASGSSRSSSNNKLAESENAAQNSNNMSWGTELWDQSEYLAIHTNRGIDALDKYANFLRDRVAIETEYAGKLRRLVKNYQPKKKEEEDNEFTSVQAFRNLLKEVGDLAGQREVVSESLQVAVIAGVTLLSKTLREERKKCLSDGANLQQNLTSQLSSLDRAKRNYEKAYRDSEKAVDSYKRADMDLNLSRAEVERYKNVMTSKIQQSDDAKNEYANQLQKTNNLQQQHFNMLLPAVLNRLQELDEKRTRGFREFIVGAADVESSVAPIIARCMEGIVKAGESINEKEDTFKVIERYQSGFTPPRDIPFEDLSKCDPDSVQDSHYSSSTNHLTIKGTMSANKLRKRVGIFNIFGSNKNSLTADGQKEDFSDLPPNQRRKKLQGKIAELSQNIAQETKARDGLMKMKIVYEANSSLGNPMTVEGQLNESEHKLEKLKVDLKKYQDYLEKASQVPVAASSPQASRNQLQNGHRTSRHSNGSADDHHDDGDDQPDDAGSLSRSDSEDNVAQIQNGHNNNNNGSSASPESGLGTSHTSLPGSGQGSANENAIGDETYYETEVETLNPLGTCRALYPFEASSEGSIPMSEGEELQVIEIDQGDGWTRVRRANNSNGWDEGFVPTSYIECTLYA, encoded by the exons GATCAAAGCGAATATCTTGCGATACACACAAACAGAGGCATCGATGCTTTGGACAAGTATGCCAACTTCTTACGCGATCGAGTGGCCATAGAAACGGAATATGCCGGCAAATTAAG GCGCCTAGTGAAAAACTACCAGCCCAAAaagaaggaggaggaagacAATGA ATTCACATCGGTGCAAGCGTTCCGCAATCTGCTCAAGGAGGTGGGCGATCTGGCGGGACAACGCGAGGTGGTCTCCGAATCCCTGCAGGTGGCGGTCATCGCGGGAGTGACGCTCCTGTCCAAGACACTGCGCGAAGAACGCAAG AAATGCCTTAGCGATGGTGCCAACTTGCAGCAGAACCTCACCTCACAGCTCTCCTCGCTGGACCGGGCCAAGCGGAACTACGAGAAGGCCTACCGCGACTCGGAGAAGGCCGTGGACAGTTACAAGCGGGCGGACATGGACCTCAATCTCAGCCGCGCGGAGGTGGAGCGCTACAAGAACGTGATGACGTCGAAGATCCAGCAGTCGGACGATGCCAAGAACGAGTACGCCAATCAGCTGCAGAAGACGAAcaatctgcagcagcagcactttAACATGTTGCTGCCGGCCGTACTCAATCGGTTGCAGGAGCTGGACGAGAAGCGCACCCGTGGCTTCAGGGAGTTCATCGTGGGAGCGGCGGATGTGGAGTCCTCGGTGGCGCCCATCATTGCCCGCTGCATGGAGGGCATTGTGAAGGCTGGCGAGTCGATCAACGAGAAGGAGGATACCTTCAAAGTCATAGAAAG ATACCAATCGGGCTTCACGCCACCAAGGGACATACCCTTCGAGGATCTGTCCAAGTGCGATCCGGATTCCGTGCAGGATTCGCACTACAGCAGTTCGACGAACCACCTGACCATCAAGGGCACGATGAGTGCCAACAAACTAAGGAAGCGCGTGGGCATCTTCAACATATTCGGCAGCAACAAG AATTCCCTGACTGCTGACGGGCAAAAGGAGGACTTTAGCGATCTGCCACCTAATCAGAGGAGAAAGAAACTGCAGGGCAAGATTGCCGAACTGTCGCAGAATATCGCCCAGGAAACAAAAGCCCGGGATGGCCTAATGAAGATGAAGATCGTCTATGAGGCGAACTCATCGCTGGGCAATCCCATGACCGTCGAGGGACAACTGAACGAGTCGGAACACAAGTTGGAGAAGCTGAAGGTGGATCTGAAGAAGTACCAGGACTACTTGGAGAAGGCCAGCCAAGTGCCGGTGGCCGCCAGTAGTCCACAGGCGAGTCGAAATCAATTGCAGAACGGTCACAGAACCTCTAG ACATTCCAATGGCAGTGCCGATGACCATCATGATGATGGCGACGACCAGCCCGATGACGCTGGCAGCTTAAGCAGGTCAGATTCTGAGGATAATGTGGCGCAAATACAAAATGggcataataataacaataacgg CAGTTCGGCAAGTCCCGAGAGCGGCCTGGGCACTTCGCACACATCCCTGCCAGGATCGGGACAGGGCAGTGCCAATGAGAATGCGATTGGCGATGAGACGTACTATGAAACAGAAGTGGAGACCCTAAATCCACTAGGCACATGTCGAGCCCTGTATCCCTTTGAAG CCTCCAGCGAGGGCAGCATACCCATGAGCGAGGGCGAGGAGCTGCAGGTGATCGAGATCGACCAGGGCGACGGATGGACGCGGGTGCGGCGGGCGAACAACTCCAATGGCTGGGACGAGGGCTTCGTGCCCACGAGTTACATCGAGTGCACGCTCTACGCTTAG
- the Cip4 gene encoding formin-binding protein 1-like isoform X5 → MLALLASGSSRSSSNNKLAESENAAQNSNNMSWGTELWDQSEYLAIHTNRGIDALDKYANFLRDRVAIETEYAGKLRRLVKNYQPKKKEEEDNEFTSVQAFRNLLKEVGDLAGQREVVSESLQVAVIAGVTLLSKTLREERKKCLSDGANLQQNLTSQLSSLDRAKRNYEKAYRDSEKAVDSYKRADMDLNLSRAEVERYKNVMTSKIQQSDDAKNEYANQLQKTNNLQQQHFNMLLPAVLNRLQELDEKRTRGFREFIVGAADVESSVAPIIARCMEGIVKAGESINEKEDTFKVIERYQSGFTPPRDIPFEDLSKCDPDSVQDSHYSSSTNHLTIKGTMSANKLRKRVGIFNIFGSNKQRQIIEACITMKNSLTADGQKEDFSDLPPNQRRKKLQGKIAELSQNIAQETKARDGLMKMKIVYEANSSLGNPMTVEGQLNESEHKLEKLKVDLKKYQDYLEKASQVPVAASSPQASRNQLQNGHRTSRHSNGSADDHHDDGDDQPDDAGSLSSSSASPESGLGTSHTSLPGSGQGSANENAIGDETYYETEVETLNPLGTCRALYPFEASSEGSIPMSEGEELQVIEIDQGDGWTRVRRANNSNGWDEGFVPTSYIECTLYA, encoded by the exons GATCAAAGCGAATATCTTGCGATACACACAAACAGAGGCATCGATGCTTTGGACAAGTATGCCAACTTCTTACGCGATCGAGTGGCCATAGAAACGGAATATGCCGGCAAATTAAG GCGCCTAGTGAAAAACTACCAGCCCAAAaagaaggaggaggaagacAATGA ATTCACATCGGTGCAAGCGTTCCGCAATCTGCTCAAGGAGGTGGGCGATCTGGCGGGACAACGCGAGGTGGTCTCCGAATCCCTGCAGGTGGCGGTCATCGCGGGAGTGACGCTCCTGTCCAAGACACTGCGCGAAGAACGCAAG AAATGCCTTAGCGATGGTGCCAACTTGCAGCAGAACCTCACCTCACAGCTCTCCTCGCTGGACCGGGCCAAGCGGAACTACGAGAAGGCCTACCGCGACTCGGAGAAGGCCGTGGACAGTTACAAGCGGGCGGACATGGACCTCAATCTCAGCCGCGCGGAGGTGGAGCGCTACAAGAACGTGATGACGTCGAAGATCCAGCAGTCGGACGATGCCAAGAACGAGTACGCCAATCAGCTGCAGAAGACGAAcaatctgcagcagcagcactttAACATGTTGCTGCCGGCCGTACTCAATCGGTTGCAGGAGCTGGACGAGAAGCGCACCCGTGGCTTCAGGGAGTTCATCGTGGGAGCGGCGGATGTGGAGTCCTCGGTGGCGCCCATCATTGCCCGCTGCATGGAGGGCATTGTGAAGGCTGGCGAGTCGATCAACGAGAAGGAGGATACCTTCAAAGTCATAGAAAG ATACCAATCGGGCTTCACGCCACCAAGGGACATACCCTTCGAGGATCTGTCCAAGTGCGATCCGGATTCCGTGCAGGATTCGCACTACAGCAGTTCGACGAACCACCTGACCATCAAGGGCACGATGAGTGCCAACAAACTAAGGAAGCGCGTGGGCATCTTCAACATATTCGGCAGCAACAAG CAACGGCAGATAATTGAAGCCTGTATCACCATGAAG AATTCCCTGACTGCTGACGGGCAAAAGGAGGACTTTAGCGATCTGCCACCTAATCAGAGGAGAAAGAAACTGCAGGGCAAGATTGCCGAACTGTCGCAGAATATCGCCCAGGAAACAAAAGCCCGGGATGGCCTAATGAAGATGAAGATCGTCTATGAGGCGAACTCATCGCTGGGCAATCCCATGACCGTCGAGGGACAACTGAACGAGTCGGAACACAAGTTGGAGAAGCTGAAGGTGGATCTGAAGAAGTACCAGGACTACTTGGAGAAGGCCAGCCAAGTGCCGGTGGCCGCCAGTAGTCCACAGGCGAGTCGAAATCAATTGCAGAACGGTCACAGAACCTCTAG ACATTCCAATGGCAGTGCCGATGACCATCATGATGATGGCGACGACCAGCCCGATGACGCTGGCAGCTTAAGCAG CAGTTCGGCAAGTCCCGAGAGCGGCCTGGGCACTTCGCACACATCCCTGCCAGGATCGGGACAGGGCAGTGCCAATGAGAATGCGATTGGCGATGAGACGTACTATGAAACAGAAGTGGAGACCCTAAATCCACTAGGCACATGTCGAGCCCTGTATCCCTTTGAAG CCTCCAGCGAGGGCAGCATACCCATGAGCGAGGGCGAGGAGCTGCAGGTGATCGAGATCGACCAGGGCGACGGATGGACGCGGGTGCGGCGGGCGAACAACTCCAATGGCTGGGACGAGGGCTTCGTGCCCACGAGTTACATCGAGTGCACGCTCTACGCTTAG
- the Cip4 gene encoding formin-binding protein 1-like isoform X6: MLALLASGSSRSSSNNKLAESENAAQNSNNMSWGTELWDQSEYLAIHTNRGIDALDKYANFLRDRVAIETEYAGKLRRLVKNYQPKKKEEEDNEFTSVQAFRNLLKEVGDLAGQREVVSESLQVAVIAGVTLLSKTLREERKKCLSDGANLQQNLTSQLSSLDRAKRNYEKAYRDSEKAVDSYKRADMDLNLSRAEVERYKNVMTSKIQQSDDAKNEYANQLQKTNNLQQQHFNMLLPAVLNRLQELDEKRTRGFREFIVGAADVESSVAPIIARCMEGIVKAGESINEKEDTFKVIERYQSGFTPPRDIPFEDLSKCDPDSVQDSHYSSSTNHLTIKGTMSANKLRKRVGIFNIFGSNKQRQIIEACITMKNSLTADGQKEDFSDLPPNQRRKKLQGKIAELSQNIAQETKARDGLMKMKIVYEANSSLGNPMTVEGQLNESEHKLEKLKVDLKKYQDYLEKASQVPVAASSPQASRNQLQNGHRTSRHSNGSADDHHDDGDDQPDDAGSLSSSASPESGLGTSHTSLPGSGQGSANENAIGDETYYETEVETLNPLGTCRALYPFEASSEGSIPMSEGEELQVIEIDQGDGWTRVRRANNSNGWDEGFVPTSYIECTLYA, translated from the exons GATCAAAGCGAATATCTTGCGATACACACAAACAGAGGCATCGATGCTTTGGACAAGTATGCCAACTTCTTACGCGATCGAGTGGCCATAGAAACGGAATATGCCGGCAAATTAAG GCGCCTAGTGAAAAACTACCAGCCCAAAaagaaggaggaggaagacAATGA ATTCACATCGGTGCAAGCGTTCCGCAATCTGCTCAAGGAGGTGGGCGATCTGGCGGGACAACGCGAGGTGGTCTCCGAATCCCTGCAGGTGGCGGTCATCGCGGGAGTGACGCTCCTGTCCAAGACACTGCGCGAAGAACGCAAG AAATGCCTTAGCGATGGTGCCAACTTGCAGCAGAACCTCACCTCACAGCTCTCCTCGCTGGACCGGGCCAAGCGGAACTACGAGAAGGCCTACCGCGACTCGGAGAAGGCCGTGGACAGTTACAAGCGGGCGGACATGGACCTCAATCTCAGCCGCGCGGAGGTGGAGCGCTACAAGAACGTGATGACGTCGAAGATCCAGCAGTCGGACGATGCCAAGAACGAGTACGCCAATCAGCTGCAGAAGACGAAcaatctgcagcagcagcactttAACATGTTGCTGCCGGCCGTACTCAATCGGTTGCAGGAGCTGGACGAGAAGCGCACCCGTGGCTTCAGGGAGTTCATCGTGGGAGCGGCGGATGTGGAGTCCTCGGTGGCGCCCATCATTGCCCGCTGCATGGAGGGCATTGTGAAGGCTGGCGAGTCGATCAACGAGAAGGAGGATACCTTCAAAGTCATAGAAAG ATACCAATCGGGCTTCACGCCACCAAGGGACATACCCTTCGAGGATCTGTCCAAGTGCGATCCGGATTCCGTGCAGGATTCGCACTACAGCAGTTCGACGAACCACCTGACCATCAAGGGCACGATGAGTGCCAACAAACTAAGGAAGCGCGTGGGCATCTTCAACATATTCGGCAGCAACAAG CAACGGCAGATAATTGAAGCCTGTATCACCATGAAG AATTCCCTGACTGCTGACGGGCAAAAGGAGGACTTTAGCGATCTGCCACCTAATCAGAGGAGAAAGAAACTGCAGGGCAAGATTGCCGAACTGTCGCAGAATATCGCCCAGGAAACAAAAGCCCGGGATGGCCTAATGAAGATGAAGATCGTCTATGAGGCGAACTCATCGCTGGGCAATCCCATGACCGTCGAGGGACAACTGAACGAGTCGGAACACAAGTTGGAGAAGCTGAAGGTGGATCTGAAGAAGTACCAGGACTACTTGGAGAAGGCCAGCCAAGTGCCGGTGGCCGCCAGTAGTCCACAGGCGAGTCGAAATCAATTGCAGAACGGTCACAGAACCTCTAG ACATTCCAATGGCAGTGCCGATGACCATCATGATGATGGCGACGACCAGCCCGATGACGCTGGCAGCTTAAGCAG TTCGGCAAGTCCCGAGAGCGGCCTGGGCACTTCGCACACATCCCTGCCAGGATCGGGACAGGGCAGTGCCAATGAGAATGCGATTGGCGATGAGACGTACTATGAAACAGAAGTGGAGACCCTAAATCCACTAGGCACATGTCGAGCCCTGTATCCCTTTGAAG CCTCCAGCGAGGGCAGCATACCCATGAGCGAGGGCGAGGAGCTGCAGGTGATCGAGATCGACCAGGGCGACGGATGGACGCGGGTGCGGCGGGCGAACAACTCCAATGGCTGGGACGAGGGCTTCGTGCCCACGAGTTACATCGAGTGCACGCTCTACGCTTAG
- the Cip4 gene encoding formin-binding protein 1-like isoform X4: protein MLALLASGSSRSSSNNKLAESENAAQNSNNMSWGTELWDQSEYLAIHTNRGIDALDKYANFLRDRVAIETEYAGKLRRLVKNYQPKKKEEEDNEFTSVQAFRNLLKEVGDLAGQREVVSESLQVAVIAGVTLLSKTLREERKKCLSDGANLQQNLTSQLSSLDRAKRNYEKAYRDSEKAVDSYKRADMDLNLSRAEVERYKNVMTSKIQQSDDAKNEYANQLQKTNNLQQQHFNMLLPAVLNRLQELDEKRTRGFREFIVGAADVESSVAPIIARCMEGIVKAGESINEKEDTFKVIERYQSGFTPPRDIPFEDLSKCDPDSVQDSHYSSSTNHLTIKGTMSANKLRKRVGIFNIFGSNKNSLTADGQKEDFSDLPPNQRRKKLQGKIAELSQNIAQETKARDGLMKMKIVYEANSSLGNPMTVEGQLNESEHKLEKLKVDLKKYQDYLEKASQVPVAASSPQASRNQLQNGHRTSRHSNGSADDHHDDGDDQPDDAGSLSRSDSEDNVAQIQNGHNNNNNGSASPESGLGTSHTSLPGSGQGSANENAIGDETYYETEVETLNPLGTCRALYPFEASSEGSIPMSEGEELQVIEIDQGDGWTRVRRANNSNGWDEGFVPTSYIECTLYA, encoded by the exons GATCAAAGCGAATATCTTGCGATACACACAAACAGAGGCATCGATGCTTTGGACAAGTATGCCAACTTCTTACGCGATCGAGTGGCCATAGAAACGGAATATGCCGGCAAATTAAG GCGCCTAGTGAAAAACTACCAGCCCAAAaagaaggaggaggaagacAATGA ATTCACATCGGTGCAAGCGTTCCGCAATCTGCTCAAGGAGGTGGGCGATCTGGCGGGACAACGCGAGGTGGTCTCCGAATCCCTGCAGGTGGCGGTCATCGCGGGAGTGACGCTCCTGTCCAAGACACTGCGCGAAGAACGCAAG AAATGCCTTAGCGATGGTGCCAACTTGCAGCAGAACCTCACCTCACAGCTCTCCTCGCTGGACCGGGCCAAGCGGAACTACGAGAAGGCCTACCGCGACTCGGAGAAGGCCGTGGACAGTTACAAGCGGGCGGACATGGACCTCAATCTCAGCCGCGCGGAGGTGGAGCGCTACAAGAACGTGATGACGTCGAAGATCCAGCAGTCGGACGATGCCAAGAACGAGTACGCCAATCAGCTGCAGAAGACGAAcaatctgcagcagcagcactttAACATGTTGCTGCCGGCCGTACTCAATCGGTTGCAGGAGCTGGACGAGAAGCGCACCCGTGGCTTCAGGGAGTTCATCGTGGGAGCGGCGGATGTGGAGTCCTCGGTGGCGCCCATCATTGCCCGCTGCATGGAGGGCATTGTGAAGGCTGGCGAGTCGATCAACGAGAAGGAGGATACCTTCAAAGTCATAGAAAG ATACCAATCGGGCTTCACGCCACCAAGGGACATACCCTTCGAGGATCTGTCCAAGTGCGATCCGGATTCCGTGCAGGATTCGCACTACAGCAGTTCGACGAACCACCTGACCATCAAGGGCACGATGAGTGCCAACAAACTAAGGAAGCGCGTGGGCATCTTCAACATATTCGGCAGCAACAAG AATTCCCTGACTGCTGACGGGCAAAAGGAGGACTTTAGCGATCTGCCACCTAATCAGAGGAGAAAGAAACTGCAGGGCAAGATTGCCGAACTGTCGCAGAATATCGCCCAGGAAACAAAAGCCCGGGATGGCCTAATGAAGATGAAGATCGTCTATGAGGCGAACTCATCGCTGGGCAATCCCATGACCGTCGAGGGACAACTGAACGAGTCGGAACACAAGTTGGAGAAGCTGAAGGTGGATCTGAAGAAGTACCAGGACTACTTGGAGAAGGCCAGCCAAGTGCCGGTGGCCGCCAGTAGTCCACAGGCGAGTCGAAATCAATTGCAGAACGGTCACAGAACCTCTAG ACATTCCAATGGCAGTGCCGATGACCATCATGATGATGGCGACGACCAGCCCGATGACGCTGGCAGCTTAAGCAGGTCAGATTCTGAGGATAATGTGGCGCAAATACAAAATGggcataataataacaataacgg TTCGGCAAGTCCCGAGAGCGGCCTGGGCACTTCGCACACATCCCTGCCAGGATCGGGACAGGGCAGTGCCAATGAGAATGCGATTGGCGATGAGACGTACTATGAAACAGAAGTGGAGACCCTAAATCCACTAGGCACATGTCGAGCCCTGTATCCCTTTGAAG CCTCCAGCGAGGGCAGCATACCCATGAGCGAGGGCGAGGAGCTGCAGGTGATCGAGATCGACCAGGGCGACGGATGGACGCGGGTGCGGCGGGCGAACAACTCCAATGGCTGGGACGAGGGCTTCGTGCCCACGAGTTACATCGAGTGCACGCTCTACGCTTAG
- the Cip4 gene encoding formin-binding protein 1-like isoform X7 encodes MLALLASGSSRSSSNNKLAESENAAQNSNNMSWGTELWDQSEYLAIHTNRGIDALDKYANFLRDRVAIETEYAGKLRRLVKNYQPKKKEEEDNEFTSVQAFRNLLKEVGDLAGQREVVSESLQVAVIAGVTLLSKTLREERKKCLSDGANLQQNLTSQLSSLDRAKRNYEKAYRDSEKAVDSYKRADMDLNLSRAEVERYKNVMTSKIQQSDDAKNEYANQLQKTNNLQQQHFNMLLPAVLNRLQELDEKRTRGFREFIVGAADVESSVAPIIARCMEGIVKAGESINEKEDTFKVIERYQSGFTPPRDIPFEDLSKCDPDSVQDSHYSSSTNHLTIKGTMSANKLRKRVGIFNIFGSNKNSLTADGQKEDFSDLPPNQRRKKLQGKIAELSQNIAQETKARDGLMKMKIVYEANSSLGNPMTVEGQLNESEHKLEKLKVDLKKYQDYLEKASQVPVAASSPQASRNQLQNGHRTSRHSNGSADDHHDDGDDQPDDAGSLSSSSASPESGLGTSHTSLPGSGQGSANENAIGDETYYETEVETLNPLGTCRALYPFEASSEGSIPMSEGEELQVIEIDQGDGWTRVRRANNSNGWDEGFVPTSYIECTLYA; translated from the exons GATCAAAGCGAATATCTTGCGATACACACAAACAGAGGCATCGATGCTTTGGACAAGTATGCCAACTTCTTACGCGATCGAGTGGCCATAGAAACGGAATATGCCGGCAAATTAAG GCGCCTAGTGAAAAACTACCAGCCCAAAaagaaggaggaggaagacAATGA ATTCACATCGGTGCAAGCGTTCCGCAATCTGCTCAAGGAGGTGGGCGATCTGGCGGGACAACGCGAGGTGGTCTCCGAATCCCTGCAGGTGGCGGTCATCGCGGGAGTGACGCTCCTGTCCAAGACACTGCGCGAAGAACGCAAG AAATGCCTTAGCGATGGTGCCAACTTGCAGCAGAACCTCACCTCACAGCTCTCCTCGCTGGACCGGGCCAAGCGGAACTACGAGAAGGCCTACCGCGACTCGGAGAAGGCCGTGGACAGTTACAAGCGGGCGGACATGGACCTCAATCTCAGCCGCGCGGAGGTGGAGCGCTACAAGAACGTGATGACGTCGAAGATCCAGCAGTCGGACGATGCCAAGAACGAGTACGCCAATCAGCTGCAGAAGACGAAcaatctgcagcagcagcactttAACATGTTGCTGCCGGCCGTACTCAATCGGTTGCAGGAGCTGGACGAGAAGCGCACCCGTGGCTTCAGGGAGTTCATCGTGGGAGCGGCGGATGTGGAGTCCTCGGTGGCGCCCATCATTGCCCGCTGCATGGAGGGCATTGTGAAGGCTGGCGAGTCGATCAACGAGAAGGAGGATACCTTCAAAGTCATAGAAAG ATACCAATCGGGCTTCACGCCACCAAGGGACATACCCTTCGAGGATCTGTCCAAGTGCGATCCGGATTCCGTGCAGGATTCGCACTACAGCAGTTCGACGAACCACCTGACCATCAAGGGCACGATGAGTGCCAACAAACTAAGGAAGCGCGTGGGCATCTTCAACATATTCGGCAGCAACAAG AATTCCCTGACTGCTGACGGGCAAAAGGAGGACTTTAGCGATCTGCCACCTAATCAGAGGAGAAAGAAACTGCAGGGCAAGATTGCCGAACTGTCGCAGAATATCGCCCAGGAAACAAAAGCCCGGGATGGCCTAATGAAGATGAAGATCGTCTATGAGGCGAACTCATCGCTGGGCAATCCCATGACCGTCGAGGGACAACTGAACGAGTCGGAACACAAGTTGGAGAAGCTGAAGGTGGATCTGAAGAAGTACCAGGACTACTTGGAGAAGGCCAGCCAAGTGCCGGTGGCCGCCAGTAGTCCACAGGCGAGTCGAAATCAATTGCAGAACGGTCACAGAACCTCTAG ACATTCCAATGGCAGTGCCGATGACCATCATGATGATGGCGACGACCAGCCCGATGACGCTGGCAGCTTAAGCAG CAGTTCGGCAAGTCCCGAGAGCGGCCTGGGCACTTCGCACACATCCCTGCCAGGATCGGGACAGGGCAGTGCCAATGAGAATGCGATTGGCGATGAGACGTACTATGAAACAGAAGTGGAGACCCTAAATCCACTAGGCACATGTCGAGCCCTGTATCCCTTTGAAG CCTCCAGCGAGGGCAGCATACCCATGAGCGAGGGCGAGGAGCTGCAGGTGATCGAGATCGACCAGGGCGACGGATGGACGCGGGTGCGGCGGGCGAACAACTCCAATGGCTGGGACGAGGGCTTCGTGCCCACGAGTTACATCGAGTGCACGCTCTACGCTTAG
- the Cip4 gene encoding formin-binding protein 1-like isoform X8 yields the protein MLALLASGSSRSSSNNKLAESENAAQNSNNMSWGTELWDQSEYLAIHTNRGIDALDKYANFLRDRVAIETEYAGKLRRLVKNYQPKKKEEEDNEFTSVQAFRNLLKEVGDLAGQREVVSESLQVAVIAGVTLLSKTLREERKKCLSDGANLQQNLTSQLSSLDRAKRNYEKAYRDSEKAVDSYKRADMDLNLSRAEVERYKNVMTSKIQQSDDAKNEYANQLQKTNNLQQQHFNMLLPAVLNRLQELDEKRTRGFREFIVGAADVESSVAPIIARCMEGIVKAGESINEKEDTFKVIERYQSGFTPPRDIPFEDLSKCDPDSVQDSHYSSSTNHLTIKGTMSANKLRKRVGIFNIFGSNKNSLTADGQKEDFSDLPPNQRRKKLQGKIAELSQNIAQETKARDGLMKMKIVYEANSSLGNPMTVEGQLNESEHKLEKLKVDLKKYQDYLEKASQVPVAASSPQASRNQLQNGHRTSRHSNGSADDHHDDGDDQPDDAGSLSSSASPESGLGTSHTSLPGSGQGSANENAIGDETYYETEVETLNPLGTCRALYPFEASSEGSIPMSEGEELQVIEIDQGDGWTRVRRANNSNGWDEGFVPTSYIECTLYA from the exons GATCAAAGCGAATATCTTGCGATACACACAAACAGAGGCATCGATGCTTTGGACAAGTATGCCAACTTCTTACGCGATCGAGTGGCCATAGAAACGGAATATGCCGGCAAATTAAG GCGCCTAGTGAAAAACTACCAGCCCAAAaagaaggaggaggaagacAATGA ATTCACATCGGTGCAAGCGTTCCGCAATCTGCTCAAGGAGGTGGGCGATCTGGCGGGACAACGCGAGGTGGTCTCCGAATCCCTGCAGGTGGCGGTCATCGCGGGAGTGACGCTCCTGTCCAAGACACTGCGCGAAGAACGCAAG AAATGCCTTAGCGATGGTGCCAACTTGCAGCAGAACCTCACCTCACAGCTCTCCTCGCTGGACCGGGCCAAGCGGAACTACGAGAAGGCCTACCGCGACTCGGAGAAGGCCGTGGACAGTTACAAGCGGGCGGACATGGACCTCAATCTCAGCCGCGCGGAGGTGGAGCGCTACAAGAACGTGATGACGTCGAAGATCCAGCAGTCGGACGATGCCAAGAACGAGTACGCCAATCAGCTGCAGAAGACGAAcaatctgcagcagcagcactttAACATGTTGCTGCCGGCCGTACTCAATCGGTTGCAGGAGCTGGACGAGAAGCGCACCCGTGGCTTCAGGGAGTTCATCGTGGGAGCGGCGGATGTGGAGTCCTCGGTGGCGCCCATCATTGCCCGCTGCATGGAGGGCATTGTGAAGGCTGGCGAGTCGATCAACGAGAAGGAGGATACCTTCAAAGTCATAGAAAG ATACCAATCGGGCTTCACGCCACCAAGGGACATACCCTTCGAGGATCTGTCCAAGTGCGATCCGGATTCCGTGCAGGATTCGCACTACAGCAGTTCGACGAACCACCTGACCATCAAGGGCACGATGAGTGCCAACAAACTAAGGAAGCGCGTGGGCATCTTCAACATATTCGGCAGCAACAAG AATTCCCTGACTGCTGACGGGCAAAAGGAGGACTTTAGCGATCTGCCACCTAATCAGAGGAGAAAGAAACTGCAGGGCAAGATTGCCGAACTGTCGCAGAATATCGCCCAGGAAACAAAAGCCCGGGATGGCCTAATGAAGATGAAGATCGTCTATGAGGCGAACTCATCGCTGGGCAATCCCATGACCGTCGAGGGACAACTGAACGAGTCGGAACACAAGTTGGAGAAGCTGAAGGTGGATCTGAAGAAGTACCAGGACTACTTGGAGAAGGCCAGCCAAGTGCCGGTGGCCGCCAGTAGTCCACAGGCGAGTCGAAATCAATTGCAGAACGGTCACAGAACCTCTAG ACATTCCAATGGCAGTGCCGATGACCATCATGATGATGGCGACGACCAGCCCGATGACGCTGGCAGCTTAAGCAG TTCGGCAAGTCCCGAGAGCGGCCTGGGCACTTCGCACACATCCCTGCCAGGATCGGGACAGGGCAGTGCCAATGAGAATGCGATTGGCGATGAGACGTACTATGAAACAGAAGTGGAGACCCTAAATCCACTAGGCACATGTCGAGCCCTGTATCCCTTTGAAG CCTCCAGCGAGGGCAGCATACCCATGAGCGAGGGCGAGGAGCTGCAGGTGATCGAGATCGACCAGGGCGACGGATGGACGCGGGTGCGGCGGGCGAACAACTCCAATGGCTGGGACGAGGGCTTCGTGCCCACGAGTTACATCGAGTGCACGCTCTACGCTTAG